TATTAATGATATTGATACCTTAGATATAGATTTTAAACATTCTGTAGCACAATTATCGGTTGGGTATTTGTTTAAAACTAAGAATAACCGAAGACGACAGGATCCTATTAATGAATAATAAGCATATAATACATAATTGTTTGTTATGAATTAAACTACTAAAAAATTAAACGTGTGAAATTACTAATCTTAAATGGCCCTAATCTAAATCTCCTAGGTAAAAGAGAGCCAGAAGTATATGGAAATCAAACTTTTGATGAATTCTTTACTCAATTACAATCTGACTTTTCTGCACTAGAATTATCTTACTATCAATCTAATATAGAAGGGGAGTTGATCACTAAAATACAGGAAGCAGATGATTGCTGTGATGGAGTTATCCTTAATGCGGGTGCGTATACTCATACTTCTATTGGTATAGGAGATGCTATAAAGGCAATATCAATTCCTGTTGTAGAAGTACATATATCAAATACTTTTGGCAGAGAAGAGTTTAGACATCAATCTTATATATCACCAAATGCAAAAGGTGTTATTCTAGGGTTTGGTTTACAAAGCTATATACTGGCAATACAAAGTTTTTCTATAAAATAGTAGAGAATAGAAGCACCTATTTTTAAAATAATTAATATAAAAATGCCTTATTATCTTGGATAATAAGGCATTTTTTAAGATATATAACTTATTTATAAATGAATTACTTCATCGTATGCATCTGCGACTGCTTCCATTACAGCTTCACTCATTGTAGGGTGAGGGTGGATAGCTTTTAATACTTCATGACCAGTAGTTTCTAATTTTCTACCTAATACAGCTTCTGCAATCATATCGGTAACTCCGGCACCAATCATATGACAACCTAGCCACTCACCATATTTTGCATCAAAAATCACTTTTACAAAACCATCTTTGGTTCCTGCTGCACTTGCTTTACCCGAGGCAGAAAAAGGGAATTTTCCAACTTTTAATTCGTAACCAGCTTCTTTGGCTTGCTTTTCGGTCATTCCTACACTTGCAATTTCTGGAGAAGCATATGTACAACCAGGAATATTTCCATAATCGATTGGTTCTACATGCATTCCTGCAATTTTCTCAACACAGGTAATTCCTTCTGCAGAGGCAACATGAGCTAGGGCAGGGCCAGAGACTACATCTCCAATTGCATAAATTCCCGGGATATTGGTTTGATACCAATCGTTTACTACAATTTTATCTCTGTCTGTAGCTATACCTAATTCTTCTAAGCCTATGTTTTCTATATTGGTTTTGATACCCACCGCAGATAATACAATATCTGCTTCGAGAATTTCTTCTCCTTTTTTAGTTTTTACAGTTGCT
This region of Aquimarina spinulae genomic DNA includes:
- the aroQ gene encoding type II 3-dehydroquinate dehydratase — encoded protein: MKLLILNGPNLNLLGKREPEVYGNQTFDEFFTQLQSDFSALELSYYQSNIEGELITKIQEADDCCDGVILNAGAYTHTSIGIGDAIKAISIPVVEVHISNTFGREEFRHQSYISPNAKGVILGFGLQSYILAIQSFSIK